In the genome of Halobacterium noricense, one region contains:
- a CDS encoding UbiD family decarboxylase: MSVSKPVSGFREYLDRLDDYEVLNRIQTPISWDLEASAVTMLANRRDDKIPVFETVEGSEVDARLVGDPYRGSRERPWDHIAVALGLPADLSADDYYEEIIDRLQHPIESKVVDRDEAACKSVVHRGDDADLLTLPWPYIHAGDGGRYSNLHTMVVDDPDSTWTDWSAHRAMIHDGDRASLLLLAGEQTPNIYYYKYERRNEPMPVALVVGGEPVTQMTSSMWIPTGRDEAAFAGGLKGDPVELVECETNDLKVPATAEVVIEGRIKPDERLDEGPFGDYFGYMHGPRRSMPALQVDAITHRKQPYIPFCVEGSGVGHTLNTSASTEVACVGPDATLGLRKAGYDVEKCVPWRFTPRTVYVISTDISHSGHLHELANFIFTTWGMLHIDAFIFVDEEVDALDTRAVLESVALHADPDQDFHQFGVETMPKVPLNIYQTPEEKGNAETGTSKAKTSKAYIDATSEGESRPDWEGEKIREEARDILRRADVDFDITETEA, from the coding sequence ATGTCGGTATCAAAACCTGTCAGTGGGTTCCGAGAGTATTTGGACCGCCTCGACGACTACGAAGTTCTGAACCGCATTCAAACACCTATCTCGTGGGACTTGGAGGCAAGCGCAGTCACGATGCTCGCGAACCGTCGGGATGACAAGATCCCCGTGTTTGAAACTGTCGAAGGTTCGGAAGTCGACGCCCGGCTCGTTGGAGACCCATACCGGGGTAGCCGGGAGCGTCCATGGGACCACATCGCAGTTGCGCTTGGACTTCCCGCTGACCTTTCCGCAGACGACTACTACGAGGAGATCATCGACCGATTACAACATCCGATCGAATCGAAAGTTGTGGATCGTGACGAGGCGGCCTGTAAATCGGTCGTACATCGCGGAGACGACGCCGATTTGCTCACATTACCGTGGCCATACATCCATGCTGGCGATGGCGGCCGGTATTCAAATTTGCATACGATGGTGGTTGATGATCCGGATTCGACGTGGACGGACTGGTCGGCCCATCGGGCGATGATCCACGACGGCGACCGCGCGAGTCTCCTCCTACTAGCAGGTGAACAAACTCCGAATATTTACTACTACAAATACGAGCGCAGGAACGAACCGATGCCGGTCGCCCTCGTCGTCGGAGGGGAACCGGTGACGCAGATGACGTCGTCGATGTGGATCCCGACCGGCCGCGACGAAGCAGCGTTCGCTGGAGGCCTCAAAGGCGACCCAGTTGAGCTCGTCGAGTGTGAGACGAACGACCTCAAAGTGCCCGCGACTGCTGAAGTCGTTATCGAAGGACGGATTAAACCAGATGAGCGACTCGATGAAGGTCCATTCGGCGACTACTTCGGTTATATGCACGGCCCTCGACGCTCGATGCCGGCGCTCCAAGTCGACGCAATCACACATCGAAAACAGCCCTACATACCGTTTTGCGTCGAAGGGTCAGGTGTCGGACACACACTCAACACCAGTGCATCGACCGAGGTCGCGTGCGTTGGGCCGGACGCAACGCTTGGCCTACGTAAAGCAGGATACGATGTCGAGAAGTGTGTGCCGTGGCGTTTCACTCCTCGAACAGTATACGTCATTTCGACGGACATCTCTCACTCTGGACACCTCCACGAACTTGCCAATTTCATCTTCACGACGTGGGGAATGCTCCATATTGACGCGTTCATCTTCGTCGACGAGGAAGTGGATGCCCTCGACACTAGAGCTGTCTTAGAGTCCGTCGCGCTCCACGCCGATCCGGACCAAGATTTCCACCAATTCGGAGTGGAGACGATGCCAAAAGTGCCACTCAACATCTACCAGACCCCAGAGGAAAAAGGGAACGCAGAAACGGGGACGTCGAAGGCGAAGACATCGAAGGCATACATCGATGCAACGAGCGAGGGCGAAAGCCGGCCAGATTGGGAGGGTGAAAAAATACGTGAAGAGGCCAGAGACATTCTCCGCCGAGCAGACGTTGACTTTGATATCACGGAGACCGAAGCATGA
- a CDS encoding amidohydrolase, with translation MTTNMNLPTEQELIALRREFHEFPEPGWREFWTTTRIVEELESLDVDQIHIGAEALDPDERLGVPDEQAQSEWLERAAARTDRDDILEQVAGGHTGVVAVVDRGDGPTVGLRVDIDALPITESANESHKPTGAGYRSENEGFMHACGHDAHITFGLGTLQTVLESDFSGTFKVFFQPSEELLGGGKAMAAGSHIDDVDYLVGTHVGLDHPTGTVVAGLDEVLAFSRFDVTFTGESAHAGLAPNQGQNAVQALVDATSNIYGIPRHRDGATRVNVGEINSDNAANVIASKATATVEVRGDSDELMEYMRDSVLRHIDSAAEAQGCEAETSLIGEAIREDSDEELVDLVDGIAGDVDEVSSVHRRGSTGASEDVTYLMRAVKENGGKATYVGIGGGNPSGHHTPTFDIDEDCLLIGVSVLSGAILDLLS, from the coding sequence ATGACAACGAACATGAACCTACCAACGGAGCAGGAACTCATCGCTCTCCGGCGTGAATTCCACGAATTCCCGGAACCCGGGTGGCGTGAGTTCTGGACAACGACCCGAATCGTCGAAGAACTCGAAAGCCTGGATGTTGACCAGATTCACATCGGGGCTGAAGCGCTCGATCCCGACGAGCGATTAGGGGTTCCAGACGAACAGGCACAATCCGAATGGCTCGAACGAGCGGCAGCTCGGACGGACCGAGACGACATCCTCGAACAGGTTGCAGGCGGGCATACTGGGGTTGTCGCAGTTGTCGATCGCGGTGACGGTCCGACGGTAGGGCTTCGCGTTGATATCGATGCTCTCCCGATCACCGAGTCGGCCAACGAGAGCCATAAGCCGACCGGCGCTGGCTACCGCTCCGAGAATGAGGGGTTTATGCACGCATGCGGCCATGACGCACACATCACGTTCGGCTTGGGAACGCTTCAAACAGTCCTCGAAAGCGATTTCAGCGGGACGTTCAAGGTCTTTTTCCAACCTTCGGAGGAGCTCCTCGGGGGCGGCAAAGCGATGGCTGCCGGGTCGCACATCGATGATGTGGACTACCTGGTCGGTACACACGTCGGACTCGACCACCCGACCGGAACCGTGGTTGCGGGCCTCGACGAAGTACTTGCCTTCTCGCGCTTCGATGTCACGTTCACTGGCGAATCTGCCCACGCCGGGTTAGCCCCGAATCAGGGCCAGAATGCGGTCCAAGCACTTGTGGATGCCACGAGCAATATCTACGGCATTCCGCGTCACAGAGATGGAGCCACTCGGGTAAACGTCGGGGAGATAAATTCCGACAACGCCGCTAATGTAATCGCCAGCAAAGCGACTGCAACGGTAGAAGTGCGCGGGGATTCGGATGAATTGATGGAGTATATGCGCGATTCAGTTCTCCGGCACATCGATTCAGCGGCGGAAGCGCAGGGCTGTGAGGCCGAGACCTCGCTTATTGGAGAAGCGATCCGTGAAGACAGCGACGAAGAGCTGGTTGATCTCGTCGACGGGATTGCAGGCGATGTCGACGAGGTCTCTTCAGTACATCGACGCGGTAGTACAGGTGCTAGCGAGGATGTGACCTACCTTATGCGAGCCGTTAAAGAGAACGGCGGGAAAGCAACGTATGTCGGAATTGGTGGCGGTAATCCTAGTGGACACCACACCCCAACGTTTGATATTGACGAAGATTGTCTGTTGATCGGTGTTTCGGTTCTCTCAGGAGCCATCCTCGACCTCTTGTCGTGA
- a CDS encoding DUF5058 family protein, whose protein sequence is MDIANSRWLWLSTLPVVSVVLLQAVIFLRRAWHDGKEMGLSEEKLKTGFKTGVISSIGPSVAVLAGMLALIATVGGPVAWMRLSVIGSVAFELPAAELGVSQFGYSLGDGDITETAYATAVWSMTLGGTGWLLVSAFGTRHMEAVRTKISNGDEKLIPIISAAAMLGAFAYFLSGEVTAGTPETGSIAAGGLVMLMLLELAERRGIQWLREWALGAAMFVGLLVGVAIQVTVGGWW, encoded by the coding sequence ATGGATATTGCCAATAGTCGTTGGTTGTGGCTGTCGACGCTACCAGTTGTTTCAGTCGTACTGTTGCAAGCTGTCATCTTCCTCCGTCGTGCGTGGCATGACGGGAAAGAGATGGGGCTATCAGAAGAGAAACTGAAGACGGGATTTAAGACGGGGGTGATATCGTCTATCGGCCCTTCCGTCGCGGTGTTAGCTGGGATGTTGGCCCTGATTGCGACTGTCGGTGGTCCTGTTGCATGGATGCGTCTTTCAGTGATCGGATCGGTGGCGTTTGAGCTCCCAGCTGCTGAGCTAGGCGTCAGCCAGTTCGGATACAGCCTTGGTGATGGGGACATCACTGAGACGGCGTACGCAACGGCTGTCTGGTCGATGACACTCGGTGGGACTGGTTGGTTACTCGTTTCAGCCTTTGGCACGCGGCATATGGAGGCAGTCAGAACGAAGATCAGCAACGGCGACGAAAAACTCATACCGATCATCAGCGCCGCAGCGATGCTTGGGGCGTTCGCGTACTTTCTGAGTGGTGAAGTCACTGCTGGGACTCCGGAGACTGGTTCCATCGCGGCCGGGGGTCTTGTGATGCTCATGCTGTTGGAACTCGCCGAAAGACGAGGCATTCAGTGGCTCAGAGAGTGGGCACTAGGGGCGGCGATGTTCGTTGGCCTCCTAGTCGGTGTCGCAATCCAAGTGACCGTCGGGGGTTGGTGGTAA
- the gcvPB gene encoding aminomethyl-transferring glycine dehydrogenase subunit GcvPB, with protein MQQYDQAVWSETDGPRYEPLLAEKNERTVNVEERTALPDDLTRESVTLPELSEPEIARHYTRLSQMNYGVESGPFPLGSCTMKYNPKFTEEVAALADAAVHPDRSAESTQGTLAVYARLQDYLARIGGMDAVTLQPPAGASGEFTGILVARAYHEHNGEGDRSEVIVPSSAHGTNFASAVMAGYEVVELPPGEDGRVDLDALEGAVSDDTAALMLTNPNTLGLFERDIEEIAEIVHDAGGLLYYDGANLNALLGQARPGDMGFDIMHFNLHKTFATPHGGGGPGAGPIGVTEDLAEFLPSPQVRADSDEYELYEPEHSIGKVHGAMGNWLVLLKAYAYIERLGDEGLADTSAKAVLNANYLGSQIDLDIPFGPFHHEFVASAGDRDAADFAKRMLDYGVHPPTTKWPEIVSEALMTEPTEIEGKATLDQLAEAFNAVAGEDEESLSTAPTSTAARRIDQTSAARNPRLSWHALE; from the coding sequence ATGCAGCAGTACGATCAGGCCGTCTGGAGCGAGACCGATGGCCCTCGGTACGAGCCCCTACTCGCGGAAAAGAACGAACGGACAGTCAACGTCGAGGAACGGACTGCGCTCCCCGACGATTTGACTCGCGAATCGGTGACGCTTCCGGAGCTCTCGGAACCCGAAATTGCGCGACACTATACGCGCCTCTCCCAGATGAACTACGGGGTCGAGAGCGGCCCATTCCCGCTGGGGTCCTGCACGATGAAGTATAATCCCAAGTTCACCGAGGAGGTCGCCGCGCTCGCCGACGCGGCCGTTCATCCGGACCGGTCGGCCGAGAGCACGCAGGGCACGCTCGCGGTCTATGCACGCCTGCAGGATTACCTCGCGCGCATCGGCGGGATGGACGCGGTGACGCTCCAGCCGCCCGCCGGCGCGTCCGGCGAGTTCACCGGTATCCTCGTCGCCAGAGCGTACCACGAGCACAACGGCGAGGGCGACCGTAGCGAGGTGATTGTTCCGTCGAGCGCGCATGGAACGAACTTCGCGAGCGCGGTGATGGCGGGCTACGAGGTCGTCGAACTCCCGCCAGGCGAGGACGGCCGCGTCGACCTCGACGCGCTGGAAGGGGCTGTCAGCGACGACACGGCGGCGTTGATGCTCACGAACCCGAACACGCTCGGGCTCTTCGAGCGCGACATCGAGGAGATCGCCGAAATTGTCCACGACGCGGGCGGCCTGCTCTACTACGACGGCGCGAACCTCAACGCCTTACTGGGTCAGGCCCGACCGGGCGACATGGGGTTCGACATCATGCACTTCAACCTCCACAAGACGTTCGCGACGCCCCACGGCGGCGGTGGCCCCGGAGCCGGCCCGATCGGCGTCACCGAGGACCTCGCGGAATTCCTCCCTTCACCACAGGTGCGAGCCGACAGCGACGAGTACGAACTGTACGAGCCAGAACACTCCATCGGCAAGGTTCACGGCGCGATGGGGAACTGGCTCGTCCTTCTGAAAGCCTACGCCTACATCGAACGGCTCGGTGACGAGGGACTGGCGGACACGAGCGCGAAGGCGGTACTGAACGCGAACTATCTCGGATCGCAGATCGACCTCGACATTCCGTTCGGTCCGTTCCATCACGAGTTCGTCGCCAGCGCCGGCGACCGTGACGCCGCCGACTTCGCGAAGCGGATGCTCGACTACGGCGTCCACCCGCCAACGACGAAGTGGCCCGAGATCGTATCCGAGGCCCTCATGACCGAACCGACGGAAATCGAAGGGAAAGCGACCCTCGACCAGCTCGCCGAGGCGTTTAATGCGGTGGCCGGAGAGGATGAAGAGTCGCTGTCGACGGCACCGACATCGACGGCGGCCCGTCGCATCGACCAGACGAGCGCGGCTCGAAATCCCCGTCTCTCCTGGCACGCGCTGGAGTGA
- the gcvPA gene encoding aminomethyl-transferring glycine dehydrogenase subunit GcvPA: MTQQIQDTRREHRSEGTPFAPHTEADVEAMLDAINTESIEALFDVPRSVQFDGSFGIESASEQAVVRDVSDTLARNDQLTEFLGRGRYDHYVPSLIDTLSLRSEFLTSYTQYQPEIAQGFLQALFEYQSMLVELTGLEVANCSMYDAATALGEAALLADRVRGTSGSQVLVSDLVREERLSVLENYLTGTELTIETYPTAGGTTDPTALADHVTDETVMVYVENPTSVGTVEGDLSAAGDVADEHDATFCLGTDPVALALLEEPATVGADVVVGDASVLGLSPAYGLGLGLFACREDYLRQVPGRLVGVSEDANDNRAYTLTLQTREQHIRRERATSNICTNQAWVALRTAIHVTWLGATGLVDLAEECVELPRELAADLDDIEGVTAPVHDQHHLREFLAETRQDAERVVADLESAGFAVHAVDDHRIQVCITDANRSERDEFVQAVTEVVA; the protein is encoded by the coding sequence ATGACACAGCAAATACAGGACACGAGACGCGAGCATCGATCCGAGGGAACCCCCTTCGCACCGCACACCGAAGCAGACGTCGAGGCGATGCTCGACGCCATCAACACCGAGTCTATCGAGGCTCTATTTGACGTTCCGCGGTCCGTTCAGTTCGACGGATCGTTCGGGATTGAGTCCGCGTCGGAACAGGCGGTCGTCCGAGACGTATCGGACACGCTTGCGCGGAACGACCAGCTTACGGAGTTCCTCGGACGCGGCCGGTACGACCACTACGTGCCCTCGCTCATCGATACTCTCTCGTTGCGCTCGGAATTCCTGACGAGTTACACACAGTACCAGCCTGAGATCGCTCAAGGGTTCCTGCAGGCGTTGTTCGAGTATCAGTCGATGCTGGTCGAACTCACCGGCCTCGAAGTCGCAAACTGTTCGATGTACGATGCGGCGACGGCGCTGGGCGAGGCAGCGCTGTTGGCCGATCGCGTCCGCGGAACCAGCGGGTCGCAGGTGCTGGTCTCGGATCTCGTCCGCGAAGAACGGCTGTCGGTCCTCGAGAACTACCTTACCGGTACCGAGCTGACGATCGAGACGTATCCGACTGCGGGCGGGACAACTGATCCGACAGCGCTCGCTGACCACGTCACCGACGAGACGGTGATGGTGTACGTCGAGAATCCCACGTCGGTCGGCACTGTTGAGGGGGACCTCTCGGCGGCCGGCGATGTCGCCGACGAGCACGACGCCACCTTCTGCTTGGGGACCGACCCTGTCGCGCTCGCGCTGCTCGAGGAACCGGCCACCGTCGGCGCGGACGTCGTCGTCGGCGATGCGAGCGTCCTCGGATTGTCACCGGCCTATGGGCTGGGCCTCGGTCTCTTCGCCTGCCGTGAGGACTACCTCCGGCAAGTACCGGGACGGCTCGTCGGCGTGAGCGAGGACGCAAACGACAACCGCGCCTACACACTGACACTGCAGACCCGTGAACAGCACATCCGCCGAGAGCGAGCCACCTCCAATATCTGCACGAATCAGGCGTGGGTCGCTTTGCGGACCGCGATCCACGTCACCTGGCTCGGCGCGACCGGGCTGGTCGACCTGGCCGAAGAGTGCGTTGAACTCCCCCGGGAACTGGCGGCTGACCTCGATGACATCGAGGGGGTTACGGCACCGGTCCACGATCAGCACCATCTCCGCGAGTTCCTCGCAGAGACTCGCCAGGATGCCGAGCGGGTTGTCGCTGACCTCGAGAGTGCCGGGTTCGCGGTTCATGCCGTCGATGACCACCGAATCCAGGTCTGCATTACTGACGCGAACCGCTCCGAACGGGACGAGTTCGTCCAGGCAGTTACTGAGGTGGTGGCCTGA
- the gcvH gene encoding glycine cleavage system protein GcvH: protein MEFDVPDGPYYTESHEWIDPNGDTAKIGITDFAQDELGDIVFVELPATGTELDGGDELAVIESIKAVSDVYVPAAGVVGDANEAVESEPELVNEDPFGDGWLIELELDGDLDTESLLSADEYREQIE from the coding sequence ATGGAATTTGACGTACCCGACGGACCGTACTACACCGAATCGCACGAGTGGATCGACCCGAACGGAGACACGGCGAAGATCGGGATCACCGACTTCGCCCAGGACGAACTCGGCGACATCGTCTTCGTGGAATTGCCGGCGACCGGAACCGAACTCGACGGCGGCGACGAGCTCGCCGTCATCGAGAGTATCAAGGCCGTTTCCGACGTCTACGTCCCCGCTGCTGGCGTCGTCGGAGACGCTAACGAGGCTGTGGAGTCCGAGCCCGAACTCGTCAACGAGGACCCCTTTGGTGACGGCTGGCTGATCGAACTGGAGCTCGATGGCGATCTCGATACGGAATCGCTCCTGTCCGCCGACGAGTATCGAGAGCAGATCGAATAA
- the gcvT gene encoding glycine cleavage system aminomethyltransferase GcvT: MSIRRPPLHEKHLQSGADFTDFGGWDMPVSFDSITAEHAAVRNSAGIFDVSHMGEVTVGGPDATDLMNRLTTNDVTELDPGDAQYACILAADGTIIDDTVVYFQPGGDEYLFVPNAGNDEMMTDRWIDHAAAHDLDATVSNRTAALGMFAVQGPNAVENVQAAAADPLEDMAPFSARETTIDGADCLAARTGYTGEDGFELIFDADDSETVWDAFDGVQSCGLGARDTLRLEAGLLLSGQDFHPDDEPRTPYEARLSFVVDSSKPVFVGQESLRDADHPNELLVGLELDERAVPRHGYPILRDGEQVGHVTSGTMSPTLEVPIALGYVDAAHVDEGTSLGVEVRNQTVAATVANHRFLQEHRD, encoded by the coding sequence GTGTCGATCAGAAGGCCACCACTCCACGAGAAGCATTTGCAGTCCGGGGCCGACTTCACCGATTTTGGCGGCTGGGACATGCCGGTCTCGTTCGACTCGATTACGGCTGAGCACGCGGCGGTCCGCAACTCAGCCGGCATCTTCGACGTCAGTCATATGGGTGAAGTCACCGTAGGCGGTCCGGATGCGACAGATCTGATGAATCGGCTCACGACCAACGACGTGACCGAGCTCGACCCGGGCGACGCTCAGTACGCCTGCATCCTAGCAGCGGACGGAACGATCATCGACGACACCGTCGTCTACTTCCAGCCCGGCGGCGATGAATATCTCTTCGTTCCCAACGCCGGGAACGACGAGATGATGACCGACCGCTGGATCGACCACGCGGCGGCACACGACCTCGACGCAACTGTTTCAAATCGGACCGCGGCTCTCGGAATGTTCGCCGTGCAGGGCCCAAACGCGGTCGAGAACGTCCAGGCGGCTGCGGCCGATCCCCTCGAGGATATGGCTCCGTTCAGCGCCCGCGAGACGACAATCGACGGCGCCGACTGCCTCGCCGCTCGGACTGGCTACACCGGCGAGGACGGTTTCGAACTGATCTTCGACGCCGACGACTCCGAGACAGTCTGGGATGCGTTCGACGGTGTGCAATCCTGCGGGCTCGGGGCACGCGACACACTCCGGCTCGAAGCTGGACTGCTGCTCTCCGGGCAGGACTTCCACCCGGATGACGAACCGCGCACACCCTACGAGGCGCGGCTGAGCTTCGTCGTCGACAGTTCGAAGCCCGTCTTCGTCGGACAGGAGTCGCTCCGAGATGCTGACCATCCGAACGAACTGCTCGTCGGACTGGAGTTGGACGAACGGGCCGTCCCACGCCACGGGTATCCGATCCTACGCGACGGCGAGCAGGTCGGCCACGTGACCAGCGGGACGATGAGCCCGACGCTCGAGGTGCCGATCGCGCTCGGCTACGTCGATGCCGCGCACGTTGATGAGGGGACCTCACTGGGCGTCGAGGTACGGAACCAGACGGTAGCGGCGACAGTCGCGAACCACCGCTTCCTCCAGGAGCATCGTGATTGA